The following coding sequences lie in one Rutidosis leptorrhynchoides isolate AG116_Rl617_1_P2 chromosome 4, CSIRO_AGI_Rlap_v1, whole genome shotgun sequence genomic window:
- the LOC139839883 gene encoding subtilisin-like protease SBT1.8 has translation MDSSSCFIIMWLVVTTITIIYPSSCLGMKRTYIVQMNHHLKPSSFVTHDDWYSHSLKSIESTTTTENAIILYSYTNAYHGFSASLDLNQVKALRQLDSVIGVYEDTLYHLHTTRTPQFLGIDNELGLWSQQLNAASHDVIIGVLDTGVWPESKSFDDSAMPAVPSRWRGECEQGEDFKATACNKKLIGARKFSKGFRLAAAGVISKERDSPRDQDGHGTHTSTTAAGVQVGNASLFGFASGTARGMAVHARVATYKVCWKTGCFGSDILAGMDRAIADGVDVLSMSLGGGSSPYYRDTIAIGAFKAMEKGVFVSCSAGNSGPSKSSLANVAPWIMTVGAGTLDRDFPAYAILGNGKRVTGVSLYSGKGMGDEPVQLVYFPSNNNRSSSGNLCMPGSLEQEAVRGKVVFCDRGVNPRVEKGQVVKDAGGIGMILGNTAESGEELVADSHTLPAVAVGRKFGDEIREYLKTEGDNAKAVLSFGGTVLGVKPSPVVAAFSSRGPNMVTPQILKPDVIGPGVNILAGWSQGIGPTGLDTDTRKTQFNIMSGTSMSCPHISGLAALLKAAHPEWSPSAIKSSLMTTAYTLDNTKSLLRDAAAGGQVSTPWAHGAGHVDLHKAISPGLIYDITPQEYIAFVCSLGYDIKQVQAVVNRANVTCTKSLGDPGRLNYPSFSVVFGGKSRVVRYTRQLTNVGPPGSVYDVTAEAPKGVQISIKPKRLVFKNVGDKMRYTVTFVSQKGGDNGDAFGSITWKNAENQVRSPVAFGWSRLI, from the exons atggattcatCCTCTTGTTTTATTATTATGTGGTTAGTCGTCACAACAATTACAATTATTTATCCATCATCATGTTTAGGAATGAAACGAACATACATCGTTCAGATGAATCATCATCTTAAACCCTCATCCTTCGTCACTCATGATGACTGGTACTCTCACAGTCTCAAATCAATTGAATCCACCACCACCACTGAGAATGCCATCATCCTTTATTCCTACACAAACGCATATCACGGTTTCTCAGCATCACTAGATCTAAATCAGGTTAAAGCCCTCCGGCAATTGGATTCCGTAATCGGTGTCTACGAGGATACCCTCTACCATCTCCACACCACTCGCACTCCTCAATTCCTAGGTATCGATAATGAATTAGGGTTATGGTCTCAACAACTCAATGCTGCTTCTCATGACGTCATCATCGGAGTACTCGATACTGGTGTTTGGCCGGAATCCAAAAGCTTTGACGATTCCGCGATGCCTGCTGTTCCGAGTCGATGGCGCGGCGAGTGTGAACAAGGTGAGGATTTTAAGGCAACCGCTTGTAATAAGAAACTCATCGGTGCACGTAAGTTTTCAAAAGGCTTCCGTTTGGCAGCAGCAGGGGTTATATCGAAAGAGAGAGACTCGCCACGTGACCAAGACGGTCATGGGACACACACTTCCACAACCGCAGCGGGAGTCCAAGTAGGTAACGCCAGTCTGTTTGGTTTTGCTAGTGGGACGGCGCGTGGTATGGCGGTTCACGCGCGAGTGGCCACCTATAAAGTTTGTTGGAAAACAGGTTGTTTTGGTTCTGATATCCTGGCAGGCATGGATCGTGCGATTGCAGACGGTGTAGATGTGTTGTCTATGTCGTTAGGTGGAGGTTCTTCCCCCTATTATCGCGATACGATTGCCATAGGTGCTTTTAAAGCCATGGAGAAGGGTGTGTTTGTGTCGTGTTCTGCAGGTAATAGTGGGCCCTCAAAGTCATCGCTTGCCAACGTGGCTCCGTGGATAATGACAGTGGGTGCTGGTACTTTAGACAGAGATTTCCCTGCGTATGCGATTTTAGGAAATGGGAAACGTGTGACAGGAGTGTCTTTGTATAGTGGAAAAGGGATGGGTGATGAACCGGTTCAATTGGTTTATTtccctagtaataataatagatcTTCTAGTGGTAATTTGTGTATGCCGGGTTCACTTGAACAGGAAGCTGTTCGTGGTAAAGTGGTATTTTGTGACAGAGGTGTGAATCCACGTGTTGAAAAGGGTCAGGTAGTGAAAGATGCGGGTGGGATTGGGATGATACTTGGGAACACGGCAGAGAGTGGTGAGGAGTTGGTGGCAGATAGTCATACGTTGCCGGCGGTTGCTGTTGGAAGAAAGTTTGGGGATGAGATAAGAGAGTATTTGAAAACAGAGGGTGATAATGCAAAAGCGGTGTTAAGCTTTGGAGGAACCGTGTTGGGGGTTAAGCCATCGCCAGTCGTGGCTGCATTTAGTTCGAGAGGTCCAAACATGGTGACGCCCCAAATATTGAAACCAGACGTAATTGGTCCTGGAGTCAACATCTTGGCTGGATGGTCACAAGGAATAGGACCCACCGGCTTGGATACCGATACCCGCAAAACCCAATTCAACATTATGTCAg GTACATCCATGTCCTGCCCACATATCAGCGGGTTAGCAGCACTGTTGAAAGCAGCACATCCAGAATGGAGCCCCAGCGCCATCAAGTCTTCTCTGATGACCACCGCATACACCCTTGACAACACCAAATCCCTCCTCCGTGATGCAGCTGCTGGTGGTCAAGTTTCAACTCCATGGGCCCATGGAGCAGGTCACGTTGACCTGCACAAGGCCATCTCTCCTGGTCTTATTTATGATATCACACCACAAGAGTACATTGCATTCGTTTGCTCCTTAGGCTATGACATTAAGCAAGTACAAGCTGTGGTCAACCGTGCAAATGTCACTTGTACCAAATCACTAGGGGACCCTGGTCGATTAAACTACCCGTCATTCTCGGTTGTTTTTGGGGGCAAGTCAAGAGTAGTCAGATACACCCGTCAGCTAACCAATGTTGGGCCTCCTGGGTCTGTTTATGACGTCACAGCAGAAGCACCAAAAGGAGTTCAAATTAGTATTAAACCAAAACGGCTTGTTTTCAAGAATGTGGGAGATAAGATGAGATACACAGTTACATTCGTCTCCCAAAAGGGTGGTGATAACGGGGATGCGTTTGGCTCTATAACTTGGAAAAATGCCGAGAATCAAGTTAGGAGCCCTGTTGCTTTTGGGTGGTCAAGGCTCATATAA
- the LOC139839884 gene encoding uncharacterized protein yields the protein MGSPQGSGSPSLALPRPKSPPELYAKRRDLAKLVKLEREIGFLQEELKSIEKLQPASFCIKEVADYVVTNPEPLITICRKNHKSCGFWKWLCGNPCFRMSSICCCCGCCLETPSCCCCGSCSLPKCTCSFKPRCPSTCFCCPNCSDNCCPKCPDYSCRCKCSCLCWPPKCSCPKLPKCSSCGCCSLNCCYSCCRCC from the exons ATGGGTTCACCCCAAGGATCAGGATCTCCGTCGTTGGCCCTTCCCAGACCTAAGTCTCCGCCGGAGTTGTACGCCAAACGAAGAGACCTCGCTAAGCTTGTCAAGTTGGAAAGAGAAATTGGTTTCCTTCAG GAAGAGTTAAAGTCAATTGAAAAGCTACAGCCTGCATCTTTTTGCATAAAAGA GGTCGCCGATTATGTGGTCACAAATCCTGAACCGTTGATCACTAT ATGTAGGAAGAATCATAAATCTTGTGGTTTCTGGAAGTGGCTATG TGGTAATCCCTGCTTCAGAATGTCCTCGATTTGCTGCTGTTGTGGCTGTTGTCTTGAAACACCAAGCTGCTGTTGCTGTGGTTCCTGCTCACTACCAAAGTGTACTTGTTCTTTTAAGCCACGGTGCCCTTCAACTTGTTTCTGTTGCCCCAACTGTAGTGATAATTGCTGCCCAAAATGTCCAGATTACAGTTGTCGCTGCAAATGTAGTTGCTTATGTTGGCCACCAAAGTGCTCGTGTCCTAAACTCCCTAAATGTTCAAGTTGCGGTTGTTGTAGCCTAAATTGTTGTTACTCTTGTTGTCGATGTTGCTAA
- the LOC139843193 gene encoding uncharacterized protein, producing the protein MVVVGHLEAGGGSQRFKNNHADNVALIKDLTKTPKEILVTEAVCKSFDPPIPLSKYGNRDKSKFCDFHDDYGHETNECRHLIEKVVAKLKRGRLQHLKKCGKTSSEKPKGEKEYPWQRKNDEKETDKTINVVTSGLENQRLKLELSEEWENTPILFPAIAQEPSNAPITIKGRVKRCGYIIKRLHVDTGCGVDIMYEHYFRLLPGAVRAKLIAPSTSLSGFSGEFAWPIGIIELELELVDDDNKELVRSSTVEFAIVRSYSKYNALLGRTTLQKLAAIPSTVHGLIKFPTPLGIATIRSEKQDASVAAVEQAEKQVKKNSSEAA; encoded by the exons ATGGTGGTAGTGGGCCATCTCGAAGCA GGGGgaggaagtcaaaggtttaaaaacaaccacGCTGATAATGTTGCATTGATAAAAGACCTCACGAAAACACCAAAAGAAATATTAGTTACAGAGGCAGTATGTAAAAGCTTCGATCCCCcaatacctttgtcaaaatatgggAATAGAGATAAAAGCAAATTTTGCGActttcatgatgattatggtcatgaaaCCAATGAATGTCGGCATCTAATCGAAAAGGTAGTTGCTAAACTTAAAAGAGGAAGATTGCAACACTTGAAGAAATGTGGAAAAACATCAAGTGAGAAGCCAAAAGGAGAAAAAGAGTATCCATGGCAAAGAAAGAATGATGAAAAGGAAACAGATAAAACCATTAACGTGGTGACCAGCGGACTAGAAAATCAGAGACTCAAATTAGAATTGTCAGAGGAATGGGAAAACACTCCCATCCTATTCCCGGCCATAGCGCAAGAACCCTCGAATGCGCCTATCACAATTAAAGGGCGCGTTAAAAGATGTGGGTACATCATAAAGCGATTGCACGTAGACACTGGTTGTGGTGTTGATATAATGTATGAACATTATTTCCGGTTGCTGCCTGGAGCAGTACGAGCCAAGCTGATAGCTCCTAGCACCTCATTATCAGGGTTTTCCGGAGAGTTCGCATGGCCAATAGGAATCATCGAGTTGGAATTAGAGCTGGTAGATGATGATAATAAGGAGTTAGTAAGAAGTTCAACAGTAGAATTTGCTATAGTAAGGTCTTACTCGAAATATAATGCGCTCTTAGGGCGCACAACTTTGCAAAAATTGGCAGCTATTCCTTCCACAGTGCATGGTCTTATAAAGTTCCCAACTCCATTAGGAATCGCGACGATAAGGTCGGAAAAACAAGATGCAAGTGTTGCGGCTGTAGAACAAGCCGAAAAACAAGTGAAGAAGAACAGCTCCGAAGCTGCATGA